A genomic region of Gossypium hirsutum isolate 1008001.06 chromosome D01, Gossypium_hirsutum_v2.1, whole genome shotgun sequence contains the following coding sequences:
- the LOC107921704 gene encoding acyltransferase Pun1: MVMVVEIVSKEFIKPTSPTPPHLRTHRFSFLDQFLPSIYVPMVLFYMDQERSIPVAASNSRRSQLLKESLSETLTLFYPLAGRIKDHLYIDCNDEGAYYVEARVNRPLRELLNLTDSPYVSQLLPAEPTWTATTAGGYIAMIQVTTFACGGIAIGAFLSHVIADGPAATKFISSWAALTRKCGEEAPCPNFDASLVFPPSVVYPREATLLALFSRFVKKGKWKSRRIIFDASAIAAMKAKTVSSSVPNPTRVEVVSSLLSKCIKATFKAKSDIQKSTLIAHIVNLRQRARPQIPNHSMGNFLCLAAALVTAKETELDNLVCHLRKEIRKIDADLITAL; this comes from the coding sequence ATGGTTATGGTGGTCGAAATAGTTTCCAAAGAGTTTATCAAACCCACTTCTCCAACACCCCCTCATCTTAGAACACACAGGTTTTCCTTTTTGGATCAGTTCCTTCCTTCAATTTATGTCCCTATGGTCCTCTTTTATATGGACCAAGAAAGGAGCATTCCAGTAGCTGCCTCCAACTCCAGGAGGTCACAATTGCTTAAGGAATCTCTATCAGAAACCTTAACTCTCTTTTATCCCTTGGCCGGAAGGATCAAGGACCATCTTTATATCGATTGTAACGATGAGGGAGCTTACTACGTAGAGGCTAGAGTTAACCGTCCACTTCGTGAATTGCTCAACCTCACTGATTCACCTTATGTTTCTCAACTCCTCCCCGCTGAACCTACATGGACAGCGACGACTGCAGGGGGTTATATAGCCATGATACAAGTCACCACCTTTGCATGCGGTGGCATTGCTATTGGTGCATTTCTTTCCCACGTAATCGCTGATGGACCTGCTGCTACCAAGTTTATCAGCAGCTGGGCTGCACTGACTCGCAAATGTGGTGAAGAAGCTCCATGTCCCAATTTCGACGCCTCTCTTGTCTTCCCACCGAGTGTGGTATACCCCAGGGAGGCGACCCTTTTAGCACTGTTCAGCCGGTTTGTCAAGAAAGGAAAATGGAAGTCGAGAAGAATTATTTTTGATGCCTCAGCAATAGCTGCAATGAAGGCCAAAACGGTAAGTTCAAGTGTGCCAAATCCAACACGAGTCGAGGTTGTCTCCTCCCTACTCAGCAAGTGTATCAAGGCTACTTTCAAAGCAAAATCCGACATCCAGAAGTCAACTCTTATAGCTCATATAGTGAATCTTCGTCAAAGAGCAAGACCACAAATCCCAAATCATTCAATGGGAAACTTCCTATGCTTAGCAGCTGCACTAGTGACAGCAAAGGAGACCGAGTTGGATAACTTGGTTTGCCATCTACGGAAAGAAATACGAAAAATAGACGCTGATCTTATTACCGCCCTATAA
- the LOC107921945 gene encoding stemmadenine O-acetyltransferase, which yields MVMVVEIVSKEFIKPTSPTPHHLRTHLLSFLDQFLPSIYVPMVLFYMDQERSIPAATSNSRRSQLLKESLSETLTLFYPLAGRIKDHLSIDCNDEGAYYVEARVNHPLREFLNHTDSSYVSQLLPAEATWTATTAGGYIAMIQVTTFACGGISLGAFLSHIIFDGPAATTFISSWAALTRKCGEEAGSANFDASFVFPQSVAYPREATLSALFSPFLKKGICRSMRIVFDASAIDLLKVKTASSSVRDPTRVEVVSALLCKCIMATFKAKSGIQKSTLITHAVNLRQRAVPQFSKHSMGNFLCMAAALVRANETGLDNLVCHLRKAIRKADGNFVTALLGDGGWLKFSEYIKEIGKEWNGEAGEIDFIGFTSWCNFGLYEIDFGWGKPTWVTCTASTKSEAVFMNTIVLMDTKMGNGIEAWVFLEEQHMVMLEQNQELLAFGNLERSPLSLKVDYSV from the coding sequence ATGGTTATGGTGGTCGAAATAGTTTCCAAAGAGTTTATCAAACCCACTTCTCCAACACCCCATCATCTTAGAACACACTTGCTTTCCTTTTTGGATCAGTTCCTTCCTTCAATTTATGTCCCTATGGTCCTCTTTTATATGGACCAAGAAAGAAGCATTCCAGCAGCTACATCCAACTCCAGGAGGTCACAATTGCTTAAGGAATCTCTATCAGAAACCTTAACTCTCTTTTATCCCTTGGCTGGAAGGATCAAGGACCATCTTTCCATCGATTGTAATGATGAGGGAGCTTACTACGTGGAGGCTAGAGTTAATCATCCACTTCGTGAATTTCTCAACCACACTGATTCATCTTATGTTTCTCAACTCCTCCCTGCTGAAGCTACTTGGACAGCGACGACTGCAGGGGGTTATATAGCCATGATACAAGTCACCACCTTTGCATGCGGTGGCATTAGTCTTGGCGCATTTCTCTCCCACATAATCTTTGATGGACCTGCCGCTACAACGTTTATCAGCAGTTGGGCTGCACTGACTCGCAAATGTGGTGAAGAAGCTGGATCTGCAAATTTTGACGCCTCTTTTGTCTTCCCACAGAGCGTGGCATACCCCAGGGAGGCAACCCTTTCAGCCCTGTTTAGCCCATTTCTCAAAAAAGGAATATGTAGGTCAATGAGAATTGTTTTTGATGCCTCAGCAATAGATTTATTAAAGGTCAAAACAGCAAGTTCAAGTGTACGGGATCCAACACGAGTTGAGGTTGTCTCAGCCCTCCTCTGCAAGTGTATCATGGCTACTTTTAAAGCAAAATCCGGCATCCAGAAGTCAACTCTTATAACCCATGCAGTGAATCTTCGTCAAAGGGCAGTACCACAATTCTCAAAACATTCAATGGGAAACTTCCTATGCATGGCAGCTGCACTAGTGAGAGCAAACGAAACAGGGTTGGATAACTTGGTTTGCCATCTAAGGAAAGCAATAAGAAAAGCTGACGGTAATTTTGTTACTGCCCTACTAGGAGATGGTGGATGGCTTAAATTTAGTGAGTACATAAAAGAGATAGGTAAGGAATGGAATGGTGAAGCTGGTGAGATTGATTTCATTGGGTTTACTAGTTGGTGCAACTTTGGTCTGTATGAGATTGATTTTGGGTGGGGAAAGCCAACGTGGGTTACCTGCACTGCTTCCACCAAATCAGAAGCTGTGTTCATGAATACAATTGTTCTGATGGATACAAAGATGGGAAATGGAATTGAAGCATGGGTGTTCTTGGAGGAGCAGCACATGGTTATGCTAGAGCAGAACCAAGAGCTCCTTGCGTTTGGCAACTTAGAGCGGAGTCCATTGAGTTTGAAAGTGGATTACTCTGTTTGA